A single genomic interval of Lewinellaceae bacterium harbors:
- a CDS encoding asparaginase produces MNIQVFVTGGTFDKEYNYVTGELYFKDTHLSEMFDRGRCRLNIDLKTLMMIDSLEMTDDDRQIIAHNCKKSDADRILVTHGTDTIVSTAKYLASQAIEEKTIVLTGALIPYAFGMSSDGFFNLGSALAFVQVLPPGVYIVMNGRYFLWDNVRKNRETGYFENIR; encoded by the coding sequence ATGAACATTCAGGTATTTGTGACGGGGGGGACATTCGATAAGGAATACAATTACGTGACCGGGGAGTTGTACTTTAAGGATACTCATCTCAGTGAGATGTTTGACCGTGGGCGTTGCCGTTTGAATATCGATCTAAAAACCCTGATGATGATCGATAGTCTGGAGATGACGGATGATGACCGGCAGATCATTGCCCATAATTGTAAAAAATCGGATGCGGACAGGATACTGGTAACCCACGGAACCGACACCATTGTTTCGACTGCCAAATACCTGGCTTCTCAGGCTATTGAGGAAAAGACGATCGTTCTGACCGGTGCCCTGATACCTTACGCTTTTGGCATGTCTTCCGATGGCTTTTTCAATTTGGGGAGTGCATTGGCCTTTGTTCAGGTGCTTCCTCCCGGGGTTTATATAGTAATGAATGGCCGCTATTTCCTGTGGGACAATGTCCGGAAAAACAGGGAAACCGGTTATTTTGAGAATATCCGTTGA
- a CDS encoding OmpA family protein encodes MRRLLYIFCIGLLPLVGWSQSVDGQQGLSFKRSFIDYKSPNAGNFGDFKNYNSGFEAGYQRVVGPVEVYVPLRFGVIRLVDEIDRARRTFGELDAQVHYRLIKDKKVNPYVLGGVGAVAEQLKEINLQIPVGAGVDFRIASTSYINLQAEFRLSLADQRNNLQVSLGWKHYFGSTGTPKQPKKSDSPDSDGDGIPDDLDLCPQEPGLKAFAGCPDTDGDGIEDARDDCPSIAGLKIMNGCPDSDGDGISDKDDECPNLAGIAANNGCPGKDRDNDGVIDEADECPDVPGSVMTKGCPDSDGDGIADAKDRCPDKAGTAPTGCPDSDGDGVDDSMDKCPDQPGPASNKGCPELKKEEKEYLRVAMRDVKFQHNKATLLPESFRILDQIVGLMQQYPGYNLKIHGYTDNTGSMSINRILSERRAKACYDYIISKGVGSKRVSYQGFGPANPVADNNTQEGRALNRRVEFEMIVE; translated from the coding sequence ATGAGACGACTTTTATACATTTTTTGCATAGGCTTACTTCCACTTGTTGGTTGGAGCCAATCCGTTGATGGTCAGCAAGGTCTGTCATTTAAGCGTTCTTTCATTGATTATAAAAGTCCCAATGCTGGAAATTTCGGTGATTTTAAAAACTACAATAGTGGTTTTGAAGCCGGTTACCAGCGCGTGGTTGGACCTGTGGAGGTATATGTACCCCTTCGATTTGGGGTGATCCGATTGGTCGATGAGATCGATCGTGCACGCCGGACATTTGGTGAACTGGACGCTCAGGTTCATTATCGGCTGATCAAGGATAAAAAAGTTAATCCTTATGTGTTGGGGGGTGTAGGAGCTGTTGCAGAACAGTTGAAAGAAATCAATTTACAGATCCCGGTCGGTGCCGGTGTAGACTTCCGGATCGCATCTACCTCGTACATCAATTTACAAGCGGAATTCCGGTTGTCGCTTGCCGATCAGCGCAATAACCTTCAGGTTTCGCTGGGCTGGAAGCATTATTTTGGGTCGACCGGCACACCCAAACAACCCAAGAAGAGTGACTCTCCCGATAGTGACGGTGATGGTATACCAGATGACCTGGATCTTTGTCCGCAGGAACCTGGTCTTAAAGCATTTGCCGGATGTCCGGATACGGATGGTGATGGTATTGAAGATGCTCGTGATGATTGTCCCAGCATAGCCGGTCTTAAGATCATGAACGGGTGCCCGGATAGTGATGGTGACGGTATTTCCGATAAAGATGATGAGTGTCCGAACCTGGCCGGGATAGCAGCCAATAACGGATGTCCTGGGAAAGACCGTGATAATGATGGGGTCATTGATGAAGCGGATGAATGTCCGGATGTTCCCGGTTCGGTGATGACCAAAGGTTGCCCGGACAGTGATGGAGACGGCATTGCCGATGCTAAAGACCGCTGCCCGGATAAAGCAGGAACTGCACCCACCGGATGCCCGGACAGTGATGGAGACGGCGTAGATGATAGCATGGACAAATGTCCTGACCAGCCTGGACCTGCATCCAATAAAGGTTGTCCGGAGTTGAAGAAAGAAGAAAAAGAATACCTGCGCGTGGCAATGCGGGATGTTAAATTTCAACATAACAAAGCGACCCTGCTTCCGGAGTCCTTCCGGATCCTGGATCAGATCGTAGGTCTGATGCAGCAGTATCCTGGTTACAATCTGAAGATCCATGGTTATACGGATAACACGGGAAGTATGAGCATCAACCGCATCCTTTCCGAACGTCGTGCAAAAGCCTGCTACGATTATATCATCTCCAAAGGAGTGGGATCAAAACGCGTTTCATACCAGGGATTCGGTCCAGCTAACCCTGTGGCTGATAACAATACCCAGGAAGGGCGAGCCCTGAATCGTCGGGTAGAATTCGAAATGATCGTTGAATAA